From the genome of Kaistella daneshvariae, one region includes:
- the carB gene encoding carbamoyl-phosphate synthase large subunit codes for MAKRADINTILVIGSGPIIIGQAAEFDYAGTQACLSLREEGYKVILINSNPATIMTDVEIADKVYIEPISLEFVSHIIRKERPDALLPTLGGQTGLNMAVELQNSGILEECKVEVLGTKLSAINQAEDRDLFRNLMRELNEPVPESDIVNTVQAALEFAHNIGYPVIVRPAFTMGGTGGGIANNDDELKEIASFGLKYSPVTQCLIEKSIAGFKEIEYEVMRDKNDNAIVVCNMENIDPVGVHTGDSIVVAPSQTLSDREYQMLRNSSLKIIRALGIEGGCNVQLALDPHSYDYYIIEVNPRVSRSSALASKATGYPIAKIAAKIAVGLTLDEIMNPVTGTSYACFEPALDYVVTKFPRFPFDKFETADRRLSTQMKATGEVMAIGRNFEESLQKAIRSLETGLRHIGLKSKDAVALTDEEIERRIRVCDDERLFIIGDALRRGYDWEKIVEWSKIDKFFIWKIKKLIDFEKVIAENKFNTETLLEAKKLGFSDLSIATLWNSDQKEIFKFRRENDIMPVYKMVDTCAAEFASETPYFYGTYEEENESVPSHKEKIIVLGSGPIRIGQGVEFDYATVHSVWAIKEMGYEAIIINNNPETVSTDFSISDKLYFEPLTEEDVMNIIDLEKPKGVVVQFGGQTAINLADKLAAHGVEILGTSLEDLDRAENRNKFEAALQEMGIPQPLGKTCFTAQEANVIANEIGFPVLVRPSYVLGGRAMEIVYDEAELAHYMENAVKENSEHPILIDRYLTGKEVEVDAISDGETVVIPGIMEHIERAGVHSGDSIAVYPPQNISEKEIATLVDYTERLAKGLNVIGLMNIQYVLYEGKVYVIEVNPRSSRTVPFLSKITEIPMANLATKAILGKKLKDLGYKNGLAPVKNGVFVKVPVFSFSKLTRVDISLGPEMKSTGEVMGKDVTLEKALYKGLVGAGRKMPLHGAILFTVADKHKAEACELARRFQEIGFRIWATEGTANYFEEHGVRTKIGYKIEENPEINLIDLIQTGKVQYIVNTMTKGKQSERDGFQIRRTSVENGVPCLTSMDTVEAILKVIESMSFKMEMM; via the coding sequence GACCCGATGCGCTTTTGCCAACTTTGGGCGGACAGACCGGACTGAACATGGCGGTAGAACTGCAGAATTCCGGGATTTTGGAAGAATGTAAAGTGGAAGTCTTGGGAACAAAGCTGTCCGCAATTAACCAGGCTGAAGACCGGGATTTGTTCCGCAATTTAATGCGTGAATTAAACGAGCCCGTTCCCGAATCTGACATTGTCAATACTGTTCAGGCAGCCTTGGAATTTGCGCACAACATTGGTTATCCGGTAATTGTTCGTCCGGCCTTTACTATGGGCGGCACCGGCGGCGGAATAGCAAATAACGATGACGAGCTGAAAGAAATCGCCAGTTTTGGACTAAAATATTCGCCGGTTACGCAATGTCTTATAGAAAAATCCATCGCTGGTTTCAAGGAAATTGAATACGAAGTGATGCGCGACAAAAACGACAACGCGATTGTTGTTTGTAATATGGAAAACATTGATCCGGTAGGAGTTCACACTGGTGATTCAATCGTTGTGGCGCCTTCCCAAACGCTTTCCGACCGCGAATATCAAATGCTGAGAAATTCCTCTTTAAAGATAATCCGCGCGCTGGGAATTGAAGGTGGCTGTAATGTGCAGTTGGCTTTAGACCCGCATTCCTACGATTATTACATCATCGAAGTGAACCCAAGAGTGTCGCGTTCCTCGGCGTTGGCAAGTAAAGCGACCGGTTATCCAATTGCTAAAATTGCTGCAAAAATTGCCGTTGGTTTGACCTTAGATGAAATTATGAATCCGGTAACCGGAACGTCTTACGCTTGTTTTGAGCCGGCTTTGGATTATGTAGTGACGAAATTTCCGCGGTTCCCTTTCGATAAATTTGAAACTGCAGACCGACGACTTTCTACACAAATGAAAGCGACTGGCGAAGTAATGGCAATCGGAAGAAATTTTGAGGAATCTTTACAGAAAGCCATTCGTTCTCTGGAAACCGGTTTAAGACATATCGGTTTAAAATCAAAAGATGCTGTAGCTTTAACCGACGAGGAAATCGAAAGAAGAATCCGGGTTTGTGATGACGAAAGGTTGTTCATCATCGGTGATGCTTTACGACGCGGTTACGACTGGGAAAAAATTGTAGAATGGAGTAAAATTGATAAATTTTTCATCTGGAAAATCAAAAAACTTATCGATTTTGAAAAAGTAATTGCGGAAAATAAATTTAACACTGAAACTTTATTGGAAGCGAAAAAACTTGGTTTTTCCGACCTCAGCATCGCGACTTTATGGAATTCAGATCAAAAGGAAATATTTAAATTCCGACGCGAAAACGACATCATGCCGGTGTACAAAATGGTGGATACCTGCGCAGCAGAATTTGCCAGCGAAACGCCCTATTTTTATGGAACTTACGAAGAGGAAAACGAAAGTGTGCCTTCTCACAAGGAAAAAATCATTGTTCTAGGTTCCGGACCAATACGGATTGGACAAGGTGTAGAATTCGATTACGCTACGGTTCACTCCGTTTGGGCGATTAAAGAAATGGGTTACGAAGCGATTATCATCAATAATAATCCCGAAACCGTTTCTACCGACTTCTCGATTTCCGACAAATTATATTTCGAACCTTTGACCGAAGAAGATGTGATGAACATCATCGACCTGGAGAAGCCGAAAGGCGTGGTGGTGCAGTTCGGCGGGCAGACAGCGATTAATTTAGCGGATAAATTAGCTGCTCACGGCGTAGAAATCCTCGGAACATCTTTGGAAGATTTAGACCGCGCCGAAAACAGAAATAAGTTCGAAGCTGCTTTACAGGAAATGGGTATTCCGCAACCTTTGGGAAAAACCTGTTTCACTGCTCAGGAAGCGAATGTCATAGCCAACGAAATCGGCTTTCCGGTTTTGGTTCGTCCGAGTTATGTTCTCGGTGGACGGGCAATGGAAATCGTGTATGACGAAGCCGAGCTCGCGCATTATATGGAAAACGCGGTAAAAGAAAATTCTGAACATCCGATTTTGATTGACCGCTATTTAACCGGAAAAGAAGTTGAGGTTGATGCGATTTCCGACGGTGAAACGGTTGTAATTCCGGGAATTATGGAGCACATCGAAAGAGCTGGCGTGCACTCCGGAGATTCCATCGCGGTGTATCCACCGCAAAATATTTCGGAAAAGGAAATTGCAACTTTGGTGGACTATACCGAAAGACTCGCGAAAGGTCTAAACGTCATTGGTTTAATGAACATCCAGTACGTCCTTTACGAAGGTAAAGTTTATGTTATCGAGGTAAATCCAAGGTCGAGTAGAACGGTGCCTTTTCTTTCAAAAATCACCGAGATTCCGATGGCAAATTTAGCGACGAAAGCAATTCTCGGTAAAAAGCTGAAGGATTTAGGGTATAAAAACGGTTTAGCACCGGTGAAAAATGGCGTTTTTGTGAAAGTTCCGGTCTTCTCTTTTTCAAAATTGACAAGAGTTGATATTTCACTCGGGCCGGAAATGAAATCCACCGGCGAAGTGATGGGCAAAGATGTCACCTTAGAAAAAGCTTTGTACAAAGGTTTGGTGGGTGCCGGACGAAAAATGCCGCTCCACGGCGCTATTTTGTTCACCGTTGCAGATAAGCACAAAGCGGAAGCCTGCGAACTGGCCAGAAGGTTTCAGGAAATTGGCTTTAGAATTTGGGCAACAGAAGGAACGGCAAATTATTTTGAAGAACATGGCGTGCGCACAAAAATCGGCTACAAAATCGAGGAAAATCCGGAAATTAATTTGATTGATTTAATACAAACCGGGAAAGTACAATACATTGTAAACACGATGACCAAAGGAAAACAGTCAGAAAGAGACGGTTTCCAAATCCGCCGAACATCGGTGGAAAATGGTGTTCCGTGTTTAACTTCGATGGATACGGTGGAAGCAATTTTGAAGGTCATTGAAAGCATGAGTTTCAAAATGGAAATGATGTAA